The following proteins are co-located in the Camelina sativa cultivar DH55 chromosome 12, Cs, whole genome shotgun sequence genome:
- the LOC104732975 gene encoding putative invertase inhibitor: MKLSQVFFPIFLFFLVSQAKSTTDMISQTCKSCAAKSKIFDYNFCVSSLNNSPISLPSPTNLSSLALVPMLQALDNATATASTIQQLLILDDDGGLRGACLRDCLELYEDATDRLEEAVRVFITRIELGTVNVMVSAAMESAVTCENGFRERDDGDDDGDGDGGGGGEMTWTSPVGGENHKLFEFGQIALCIINMMSASVTTSVSL; the protein is encoded by the coding sequence atgaagcTCTCTCAAGTCTTCTTCCCCATCTTCTTATTCTTCCTTGTGTCACAAGCAAAATCAACAACCGATATGATTTCGCAAACCTGCAAATCTTGTGCAGCCAAATCCAAGATCTTCGACTACAATTTCTGCGTCTCCTCTCTCAACAACTCTCCGATATCTCTTCCTTCTCCGaccaatctctcttctttagccCTAGTTCCAATGCTCCAAGCTCTCGACAACGCCACCGCAACGGCTTCCACCATTCAGCAGCTTCTGATTCTTGACGACGACGGTGGTCTCCGCGGTGCTTGCCTCCGTGACTGCCTTGAGCTTTACGAGGACGCTACGGATAGGTTGGAGGAGGCAGTTAGGGTTTTTATAACGAGGATTGAGTTGGGGACGGTGAACGTGATGGTGAGCGCCGCCATGGAATCTGCTGTCACGTGTGAGAACGGGTTTAGAGAAAGAGACgacggtgatgatgatggtgatggtgatggtggtggtggtggtgagatGACCTGGACGTCTCCTGTTGGTGGTGAGAATCACAAATTGTTTGAATTTGGTCAGATTGCTCTTTGTATAATCAATATGATGTCTGCTTCTGTCACAACATCTGTATCTCTCTAA